The proteins below are encoded in one region of Pleuronectes platessa chromosome 14, fPlePla1.1, whole genome shotgun sequence:
- the cnot9 gene encoding CCR4-NOT transcription complex subunit 9 codes for MLATGAAVTNVTALAQVDREKIYQWINELSSPETRENALLELSKKRESVPDLAPMLWHSCGTIAALLQEIVNIYPSINPPTLTAHQSNRVCNALALLQCVASHPETRSAFLAAHIPLFLYPFLHTVSKTRPFEYLRLTSLGVIGALVKTDEQEVINFLLTTEIIPLCLRIMESGSELSKTVATFILQKILLDDTGLAYICQTYERFSHVAMILGKMVLQLSKEPSARLLKHVVRCYLRLSDNLRAREALRQCLPDQLKDSTFAQVLKDDTTTKRWLAQLVKNLQEGQVTDARGIPLAPQ; via the exons ATGCTGGCGACTGGAGCA GCTGTGACTAATGTGACAGCTCTGGCCCAGGTGGACCGGGAGAAGATCTACCAGTGGATCAATGAGCTGTCCAGTCCGGAGACCAGGGAGAACGCGCTGCTGGAGCTGAGCAAGAAACGGGAATCTGTGCCCGACCTGGCGCCCATGCTCTGGCACTCCTGTGGCACCATTGCTGCCCTGCTGCAG GAGATCGTGaacatctatccatctataaaTCCACCCACACTGACGGCTCACCAGTCCAACCGAGTGTGCAATGCCCTGGCACTTCTGCAGTGTGTCGCCTCGCACCCGGAAACACG GTCGGCGTTTCTCGCGGCTCACATTCCTCTCTTCCTTTACCCCTTCCTTCACACTGTGAGCAAAACACGGCCGTTTGAGTACCTGCGACTCACCAGCCTCGGTGTCATCG GTGCCTTGGTCAAAACGGATGAACAAGAAGTGATTAACTTCCTCCTCACCACTGAAATCATCCCGCTGTGTCTCCGTATCATGGAATCCGGCAGCGAACTGTCCAAGACG GTTGCAACTTTCATACTTCAGAAGATTCTCTTGGATGACACAGGGCTGGCCTATATATGTCAGACTTATGAACGTTTTTCCCATGTGGCGATGATCCTT GGCAAAATGGTGTTGCAGCTGTCAAAGGAACCATCAGCACGTCTGCTGAAGCACGTTGTTCGCTGCTACCTTCGCCTCTCGGATAATCTCAG AGCCAGAGAAGCCCTGCGCCAGTGTTTGCCCGACCAGCTGAAAGACAGCACCTTTGCTCAGGTGCTGAAGGACGACACCACCACCAAGCGCTGGCTCGCACAACTGGTCAAGAACCTACAGGAAGGTCAAGTCACTGATGCTAGAGGCATCCCGCTGGCTCCGCAGTGA
- the usp37 gene encoding ubiquitin carboxyl-terminal hydrolase 37 codes for MATLVPKLCSGGAVKIRFSSMDLGTTRWKEGTFEILEKDNKVNLCLRFNCGGASKTFQLNQNVKNINQNLSRIMLTLKDNSVIVLDKMPPTLVQKTKEYLEKLKQGKPILKSSHGSANFSVLGNRSVKNDTNPSGERQTTPRRQSAESRDETTPRKPLGSPSRATSTPTRSGLSENRSEKRKRLLNSESDLTEDYPKENDSSSNNKATSDPSRKFLLSCKEKLKQGEENRNSAPLGSTPLQSSSFYGSRSVTKDYGQSHSFLDRSSSTAQTTTAKRSLILPNHSTPFKKVRPSLDYGGWNKQRPSTLAQPQPPLQGFSNLGNTCYMNAILQSLFSLPSFSNDMLRQSIPWKKVPINALLRRFAHLMVKKDAGCPETKKDLLRKVKSAISSTAERFSGNMQNDAHEFLSQCLDQLKDDVEKMNKSWTNDTSASSSSSGVCESGPEATSSSAKTEPGEEVETSRIYTCPVAVNMEFEVQHTITCKGCGEVLNKREQFNDLSIDLPRRKKTLPLRSIQDSLDLFFRMEEIEYSCEKCNGKTATVTHKFSKLPRVLILHLKRYSFNAQLSLNSKLGQQVVIPRCLTLLSHCTESTRPPVSLGWSPQASMSRTLKMSQSVNSSTGPLRRIGGKVANSSCASIIVDSDCEEEPTRRVSASRKRRLSSCLPDDDDRPEERAAPLDSAEFSGINDDEMLAAVLEMSRQEAGLSAPPPMEDEPTSSPDTGFGDTDVHDLAYHTDLLETESKQPADVLDSLDLTMDENKENQTPEGVQPQGELDWVQQYSLDQEREEQELQQALAQSLQEHEAQEMREDDDLKRATELSLQEFNNSLPELLCSDEDSGNEDVLDMEYTEAEAETLKRNAESGDLANSFRLISVVSHIGSSSSSGHYISDVYDMKKQSWLTYNDLDVSRTQEAAVQRDRDRSGYIFFYMHKDVFEQLSEMERSGASSTSEAGRNILQPL; via the exons ATGGCCACCCTAGTGCCCAAACTCTGCAGCGGTGGTGCGGTGAAGATCCGCTTCTCCAGCATGGACCTGGGCACCACCAGGTGGAAAGAAGGAACCTTCGAGATACTGGAAAAGGACAACAAAGTCAACCTCTGCCTTAGGTTCAACTGTGGCGGCGCTTCCAAAACCTTCCAG cTGAACCAGAACGTGAAGAACATCAACCAGAATCTGAGTCGAATCATGTTGACATTGAAGGACAACAGCGTCATCGTGCTGGACAAGATGCCTCCGACTTTGGTTCAGAAGACTAAAGAATACCTGGAAAAGCTGAAGCAGGGAAAACCAA TTTTAAAGTCATCCCACGGAAGTGCAAACTTCAGTGTGCTTGGGAACCGCTCTGTGAAAAATGATACCAATCcatcaggagagagacag ACAACGCCGAGGCGGCAGAGTGCAGAAAGCCGAGATGAGACGACACCACGGAAGCCTCTTGGCAGTCCGAGCCGAGCAACCTCCACTCCCACTCGTTCTGGACTCTCTGAGAACAG GAGCGAAAAGAGAAAGCGACTCCTTAATTCTGAAAGTGACCTGACCGAGGACTACCCCAAGGAAAATGACTcttcaag CAACAACAAAGCCACTTCAGACCCATCCAGGAAGTTTCTACTGAGCTGCAAAGAGAAGCTGAAGCAGGGAGAGGAGAACAGGAACTCAG CTCCACTGGGTTCAACTCCCCTTCAGTCATCATCATTCTATGGCAGTCGATCTGTGACGAAAGACTACGGCCAGAGCCACTCGTTTCTGGACAG GTCGTCCAGTACAGCACAGACAACCACAGCCAAGAGAAGCCTTATTCTGCCCAACCACTCCACACCCTTCAAGAAAGTGCGTCCCTCTCTGGACTATGGCGGCTGGAACAAGCAGAGGCCCTCCACTCTGGCCCAGCCTCAGCCCCCACTGCAAGG ATTTTCCAACCTCGGCAACACCTGTTACATGAACGCCATCCTGCAGTCTCTCTTCAGCCTCCCCTCATTCTCCAATGACATGCTGAGGCAGAGCATCCCTTGGAAGAAGGTGCCCATCAATGCATTACTCAG GCGTTTCGCTCACCTCATGGTGAAGAAGGACGCTGGCTGTCCAGAGACAAAAAAGGACCTTTTGAGGAAAGTGAAAAGTGCCATCTCCTCCACGGCTGAGCGGTTCTCTGGGAACATGCAGAAT GATGCTCATGAGTTCCTGAGCCAGTGTTTGGACCAGTTGAAGGACGATGTTGAGAAGATGAACAAGAGCTGGACAAATGACACGTCAGCCTCCTCATCGTCCTCCGGGGTGTGTGAGAGTGGCCCGGAGGCAACGTCATCGTCAGCCAAGACGGAGCCTGGTGAAGAGGTGGAGACCTCTCGCATCTACACCTGTCCTGTGGCAGTGAACATGGAATTTGAGGTGCAGCACACCATCACCTGCAAAGG CTGTGGTGAGGTGTTGAACAAGCGAGAGCAGTTCAACGACTTGTCCATTGACCTGCCGCGAAGGAAGAAGACCCTCCCGCTCCGCTCAATCCAGGATTCTCTGGATCTCTTCTTTAGG atgGAGGAGATTGAGTACTCGTGTGAAAAGTGCAATGGGAAAACAGCAACAGTTACACATAAATTCAGCAAACTGCCCAG AGTGCTCATCCTCCACCTCAAACGTTACAGCTTCAACGCTCAGCTGTCACTGAACAGTAAGCTGGGTCAGCAGGTGGTGATTCCCAGATGCCTGACCCTGCTGTCCCACTGCACCGAATCCACACGACCCCCCGTTTCTCTCGGGTGGAGTCCCCAAGCCTCCAT GTCCAGAACACTCAAAATGTCACAGTCGGTAAACTCTTCCACGGGACCACTCCG aCGGATTGGTGGGAAAGTGGCCAACTCCAGCTGCGCCTCTATCATCGTGGACTCTGACTGTGAAGAGGAGCCGACTCGAAGGGTGAGCGCAAGTCGCAAGCGGCGCCTCAGCAGCTGTTTGCCCGATGACGACGACCGACCGGAAGAG CGTGCGGCGCCATTAGACTCCGCAGAGTTCAGTGGCATCAATGACGACGAGATGCTGGCGGCAGTGCTGGAGATGAGTCGTCAAGAAGCCGGCCTCTCGGCGCCCCCTCCCATGGAGGATGAGCCGACCAGCAGCCCAGACACAGGGTTCGGCGACACAGATGTCCATGACCTGGCCTATCACACAGACCTGCTGGAGACAGAGAGCAAACAGCCTGCAG ATGTGCTGGATTCCTTGGATTTGACCATGGACGAGAACAAGGAGAACCAGACTCCAGAGGGTGTGCAGCCGCAGGGCGAGCTGGACTGGGTTCAGCAGTACAGTCTGGatcaggagagggaggagcaggagctgcagcaggcgcTGGCCCAGAGCcttcaggaacat GAGGCTCAGGAGATGAGAGAGGATGACGATCTGAAGAGAGCCACCGAGCTCAGCTTGCAAG AGTTTAACAACTCCCTGCCCGAGCTGCTGTGCTCAGATGAGGATTCTGGTAACGAGGACGTGCTGGACATGGAGTACACTGAAGCAGAGGCTGAAACCCTGAAGAGGAACGCTGAG AGCGGAGACTTGGCTAACTCCTTTAGACTCATCAGTGTTGTGAGTCACATTGGGAGCAGCTCCTCCTCGG gccacTACATCAGCGACGTGTACGACATGAAGAAGCAGTCTTGGTTGACTTACAACGACCTGGACGTGTCACGCACACAGGAAGCTGCCGTCCAGCGAGACAGAGACCGCAGTGGATACATCTTCTTCTACATGCACAA GGATGTGTTTGAACAGCTGTCCGAGATGGAGCGATCTGGAGCCAGCAGCACTTCAGAGGCAGGAAGAAACATCCTGCAGCCCCTCTGA
- the ybey gene encoding endoribonuclease YbeY: MGVVLRNLQKVVSLRRARLRRDVDTLRHILGVHKFDVGIVCVDNQKIQQINHTYRKKNVPTDVLSFPFYEDLRPGKLPCPLHRDELNLGDIFLGVEFVMKQCQEESLDLHDALTVVTAHGICHLLGYRHETEEEWTEMLQRESYILTEYNRLTGRHLQPLMKTCDHDR; this comes from the exons ATGGGGGTAGTTCTTCGGAACCTCCAAAAGGTGGTGTCCCTCCGCCGAGCCCGGCTGCGAAGGGACGTGGACACGCTGAGACACATCCTGGGAGTCCACAAGTTCGACGTGGGCATCGTGTGCGTGGACAATCAGAAGATTCAGCAGATCAATCACACCTACAGGAAGAAGAACGTCCCCACGGATGTCCTCTCGTTCCCATTCTACGAG GACCTAAGACCTGGTAAGCTGCCGTGTCCTCTTCATAGAGACGAGCTGAACCTCGGGGACATTTTCCTGGGGGTGGAGTTTGTGATGAAGCAGTGTCAGGAGGAGTCTCTGGATCTTCACGATGCTCTCACT GTGGTCACTGCACATGGGATCTGTCACCTGTTGGGCTACAGGCACGAGACTGAGGAAGAATGGACTGAG ATGCTGCAGAGGGAGAGCTACATTCTCACAGAGTACAACAGACTCACGGGACGTCACCTGCAGCCACTGATGAAGACATGTGATCACGACAGATGA